The following coding sequences are from one Cygnus olor isolate bCygOlo1 chromosome 2, bCygOlo1.pri.v2, whole genome shotgun sequence window:
- the LOC121066002 gene encoding uncharacterized protein LOC121066002 isoform X1: protein MDASGALASAPSSAAPSGSRSPMFPPGADREEWGPRFNCAPSTSAAASQAMPASGRKRKANFSNDETETLVWNVVRHFSALYGSEALRAHPVRRKQLWTQIQSRVNFLGYTERSIDDLKHKWRDLRLDVKKKITSKKHLPMNRAGGPLHKPRLTPLEKMVASTFLQASHDSEPEIILDPDLFFPGATKQSFMHLQPGVSHPSIYIDTNGQPSSLPDVEGSAVPRLAVQSPDPSVICEYSRGEGQSSSAESGPELRTPDMTAISPSLRNESLVSYASMSEEEEREGREVERGHGGAMGLQPGPEAPMSAEEDMKLSRQAMLIRRCSSQGSVTSLPEDPLNPVDAHSDWGHEGVSDLPPLGRSLDSSHPEEQAGGPGPEMGALPRVLMGPTWEKPTEEEPPARSPLHGALTEESLPSSASPPGDPPAAPGPARGGVGCSRLREDRRESWRTNIHHLLDLEEQWDQLYHQELAMWQEERATQREERARDRELQFRLLGVLTDIRDELRYLRQERASARQSQAPPAEPRPDPSPLLEQPKAEPSFPEPQAGTASWAETAVPSRSPFGNRGRGRRRGRPRGSASRHRRLFLTNS from the exons ATGGATGCCTCGGGGGCTCTTGCTTCGGCTCCCTCCTCCGCGGCTCCCTCGGGCTCCCGCAGCCCCATGTTTCCCCCAGGAGCTGACAGAGAGGAGTGGGGACCGAGGTTCAATTGTGCCCCTtccacctctgctgcagcctcgCAGGCGATGCCAGCATCTGGCCGGAAGAGGAAGGCCAACTTCTCCAATGACGAGACCGAGACACTGGTCTGGAATGTGGTCCGGCATTTCAGCGCCCTGTATGGGTCTGAAGCCCTGCGGGCTCACCCTGTGCGGCGGAAGCAGCTCTGGACCCAAATCCAAAGCCGCGTCAACTTCCTGGGCTACACCGAGCGCTCCATCGACGACCTCAAGCACAAGTGGCGCGACCTGCGGTTGGACGTCAAGAAAAAGATCACCTCCAAGAAGCACCTGCCTATGAACCGCGCTGGCGGGCCGCTGCACAAGCCGCGCCTCACGCCCCTGGAGAAGATGGTGGCTTCCACCTTCTTGCAGGCCAGCCACGACTCGGAGCCCGAAATCATCTTGGACCCAG ATCTGTTCTTCCCCGGCGCAACCAAACAGTCCTTCATGCACCTGCAGCCCGGCGTGAGCCACCCCAGCATCTACATCGACACCAACGGGCAGCCCTCATCCCTGCCCGACGTGGAGGGCTCCGCCGTGCCCCGGCTGGCGGTGCAGAGCCCGGACCCCTCGGTCATCTGCGAGTACAGCCgaggggaagggcagagcagTTCGG ccGAGTCGGGACCAGAGCTGCGGACTCCGGACATGACAGCCATTTCCCCATCCCTGCGAAACGAGTCCCTCGTCTCCTACGCCTCCATGTCGGAGGAGGAGGAACGGGAAGGCCGGGAGGTGGAGAGGGGCCACGGAGGGGCCatggggctgcagcctgggcccGAGGCCCCGATGTCCGCGGAGGAGGACATGAAACTGTCCCGCCAGGCCATGCTGATCCGCCGGTGCAGCTCCCAGGGCTCCGTCACCTCCCTGCCCGAGGACCCTCTCAACCCCGTGGACGCTCACTCGGACTGGGGACACGAGGGGGTGTCCGACCTGCCCCCCCTGGGCCGCTCGCTCGACTCCTCGCACCCCGAGGAGCAGGCGGGGGGCCCGGGCCCGGAGATGGGCGCTTTGCCCAGGGTACTGATGGGCCCCACCTGGGAGAAGCCGACGGAGGAGGAGCCGCCGGCACGCTCCCCGCTGCACGGCGCCCTGACTGAGGAGTCGCTGCCCTCCTCCGCCTCCCCCCCGGGGgacccccccgccgcccccggcccggcccgcggcGGCGTGGGCTGCTCCCGCCTGCGGGAGGACCGCCGGGAGAGCTGGAGGACTAACATCCATCACCTGCTGGACCTGGAGGAGCAGTGGGACCAGCTGTACCACCAGGAGCTGGCCATGTGGCAGGAGGAGCGGGCCACGCAGCGCGAGGAGAGGGCCCGCGACCGCGAGCTCCAGTTCCGCCTGCTGGGCGTCCTGACGGACATCCGCGACGAGCTGCGCTACCTGCGCCAGGAGAGGGCCAGCGCCCGGCAGAGCCAGGCGCCGCCGGCCGAGCCCCGGCCGGACCCCAGCCCGCTCCTCGAGCAGCCCAAAGCCGAGCCCAGCTTCCCCGAGCCGCAGGCCGGGACCGCCAGCTGGGCAGAGACGGCCGTGCCCAGCCGAAGCCCCTTCGGGaaccggggccggggccggcgcAGAGGGCGGCCGCGCGGCTCTGCCTCCAGACACAGACGGCTCTTCCTCACCAACAGCTAG
- the LOC121066002 gene encoding uncharacterized protein LOC121066002 isoform X2, whose amino-acid sequence MPASGRKRKANFSNDETETLVWNVVRHFSALYGSEALRAHPVRRKQLWTQIQSRVNFLGYTERSIDDLKHKWRDLRLDVKKKITSKKHLPMNRAGGPLHKPRLTPLEKMVASTFLQASHDSEPEIILDPDLFFPGATKQSFMHLQPGVSHPSIYIDTNGQPSSLPDVEGSAVPRLAVQSPDPSVICEYSRGEGQSSSAESGPELRTPDMTAISPSLRNESLVSYASMSEEEEREGREVERGHGGAMGLQPGPEAPMSAEEDMKLSRQAMLIRRCSSQGSVTSLPEDPLNPVDAHSDWGHEGVSDLPPLGRSLDSSHPEEQAGGPGPEMGALPRVLMGPTWEKPTEEEPPARSPLHGALTEESLPSSASPPGDPPAAPGPARGGVGCSRLREDRRESWRTNIHHLLDLEEQWDQLYHQELAMWQEERATQREERARDRELQFRLLGVLTDIRDELRYLRQERASARQSQAPPAEPRPDPSPLLEQPKAEPSFPEPQAGTASWAETAVPSRSPFGNRGRGRRRGRPRGSASRHRRLFLTNS is encoded by the exons ATGCCAGCATCTGGCCGGAAGAGGAAGGCCAACTTCTCCAATGACGAGACCGAGACACTGGTCTGGAATGTGGTCCGGCATTTCAGCGCCCTGTATGGGTCTGAAGCCCTGCGGGCTCACCCTGTGCGGCGGAAGCAGCTCTGGACCCAAATCCAAAGCCGCGTCAACTTCCTGGGCTACACCGAGCGCTCCATCGACGACCTCAAGCACAAGTGGCGCGACCTGCGGTTGGACGTCAAGAAAAAGATCACCTCCAAGAAGCACCTGCCTATGAACCGCGCTGGCGGGCCGCTGCACAAGCCGCGCCTCACGCCCCTGGAGAAGATGGTGGCTTCCACCTTCTTGCAGGCCAGCCACGACTCGGAGCCCGAAATCATCTTGGACCCAG ATCTGTTCTTCCCCGGCGCAACCAAACAGTCCTTCATGCACCTGCAGCCCGGCGTGAGCCACCCCAGCATCTACATCGACACCAACGGGCAGCCCTCATCCCTGCCCGACGTGGAGGGCTCCGCCGTGCCCCGGCTGGCGGTGCAGAGCCCGGACCCCTCGGTCATCTGCGAGTACAGCCgaggggaagggcagagcagTTCGG ccGAGTCGGGACCAGAGCTGCGGACTCCGGACATGACAGCCATTTCCCCATCCCTGCGAAACGAGTCCCTCGTCTCCTACGCCTCCATGTCGGAGGAGGAGGAACGGGAAGGCCGGGAGGTGGAGAGGGGCCACGGAGGGGCCatggggctgcagcctgggcccGAGGCCCCGATGTCCGCGGAGGAGGACATGAAACTGTCCCGCCAGGCCATGCTGATCCGCCGGTGCAGCTCCCAGGGCTCCGTCACCTCCCTGCCCGAGGACCCTCTCAACCCCGTGGACGCTCACTCGGACTGGGGACACGAGGGGGTGTCCGACCTGCCCCCCCTGGGCCGCTCGCTCGACTCCTCGCACCCCGAGGAGCAGGCGGGGGGCCCGGGCCCGGAGATGGGCGCTTTGCCCAGGGTACTGATGGGCCCCACCTGGGAGAAGCCGACGGAGGAGGAGCCGCCGGCACGCTCCCCGCTGCACGGCGCCCTGACTGAGGAGTCGCTGCCCTCCTCCGCCTCCCCCCCGGGGgacccccccgccgcccccggcccggcccgcggcGGCGTGGGCTGCTCCCGCCTGCGGGAGGACCGCCGGGAGAGCTGGAGGACTAACATCCATCACCTGCTGGACCTGGAGGAGCAGTGGGACCAGCTGTACCACCAGGAGCTGGCCATGTGGCAGGAGGAGCGGGCCACGCAGCGCGAGGAGAGGGCCCGCGACCGCGAGCTCCAGTTCCGCCTGCTGGGCGTCCTGACGGACATCCGCGACGAGCTGCGCTACCTGCGCCAGGAGAGGGCCAGCGCCCGGCAGAGCCAGGCGCCGCCGGCCGAGCCCCGGCCGGACCCCAGCCCGCTCCTCGAGCAGCCCAAAGCCGAGCCCAGCTTCCCCGAGCCGCAGGCCGGGACCGCCAGCTGGGCAGAGACGGCCGTGCCCAGCCGAAGCCCCTTCGGGaaccggggccggggccggcgcAGAGGGCGGCCGCGCGGCTCTGCCTCCAGACACAGACGGCTCTTCCTCACCAACAGCTAG
- the LOC121065997 gene encoding tigger transposable element-derived protein 3-like, translating to MKEGRERLVALGEWLGTKARSEEGDSEPGTVPPQEQGCGHGGVPELSPGVGDGGFIPPPAFAESPGTRQGWPLHECTECGFGAEQKPDLVRHPLARAAGCSYVCGACGRGFAQRGGPAARLAGAPPGASGCPGAEVGAPRKERKELSLTEKVRVLEMLDGPKVSQSELAKRFGVSQPQICRIIKNKERILSEWHQNSNPERKRKREGKDVAVEAALLRWVESARAAELPVSGPLLQVKAKNLAEALGKPGFEPSGNWLARFKLRHNIALEKPPRERGDAEQPAAERWASAVLPDLLRSYAPSEVYSCGETGVLLQTTTPLAEDEPAGPGGRLTLLLCANADGSEKAALRVVGQSPRPRCLRGVNLQHMPWSYRASSLARLTAPLFAEWLQDFNEEMRRKGKSVLLLLDKREAHPYLELSNVRMVFVPPAAVLAQPLDRGIARDLKGHYRRRLLTRRPAARGSERPTLLDALHMLVQAWGDVRPGLIASCFRAAGFSPDASPDTLLAPVRFGQEQIERFVLMDEGLERLGEPADAEMAEVADWDGGTVEGEDAGELVAVQPCPSEPEVWDSLATLRRYLECRATSPDLFQAFYALEDAVHTLSTSAGRALHGDACAKQ from the exons ATGAAGGAGGGCCGCGAGCGCCTCGTCGCCCTGG GGGAATGGCTGGGGACGAAGGCGAGGAGCGAGGAAGGGGATTCGGAGCCCGGCACCGTGCCACCGCAGGAGCAAGGCTGCGGCCACGGCGGCGTCCCTGAGCTGAGCCCCGGTGTGGGTGACGGGGGCTTCATCCCCCCGCCGGCGTTCGCCGAGAGCCCCGGCACGCGGCAGGGGTGGCCGCTGCACGAGTGCACCGAGTGCGGCTTCGGCGCCGAGCAGAAGCCGGACCTGGTGCGGCACCCGCTGGCACGCGCCGCCGGCTGCTCCTACGTCTGCGGCGCCTGCGGTCGGGGCTTCGCCCAGCGCGGTGGCCCCGCGGCACGCCTGGCTGGAGCCCCCCCCGGTGCCAGCGGATGCCCCGGGGCGGAGGTGGGGGCACCCCGCAAAGAGCGCAAGGAGCTGTCGCTGACGGAGAAGGTGCGCGTGCTGGAGATGCTGGACGGCCCCAAGGTGTCCCAGAGCGAGCTGGCCAAGCGCTTCGGGGTGTCGCAGCCCCAGATCTGCCGCATCATCAAGAACAAGGAGCGGATCCTGAGCGAGTGGCACCAGAACAGCAACCCCGAGCGCAAGCGCAAGCGGGAGGGCAAGGACGTGGCCGTGGAGGCCGCGCTGCTGCGCTGGGTGGAGAGCGCCCGCGCGGCCGAGCTCCCCGTCAGCGGCCCGCTCCTGCAGGTCAAGGCCAAAAACCTGGCCGAGGCGCTGGGCAAGCCCGGCTTCGAGCCCAGCGGCAACTGGCTGGCCCGCTTCAAGCTGCGCCACAACATCGCCCTCGAGAAGCCTCCCCGGGAGAGGGGGGACGCGGAGCAGCCCGCGGCCGAGCGCTGGGCCAGCGCGGTGCTGCCCGACCTGCTGCGCAGCTACGCGCCCTCCGAGGTGTACAGCTGCGGGGAGACGGGGGTCCTCCTGCAGACCACCACCCCGCTGGCCGAGGATGAGCCAGCTGGCCCCGGCGGGCGGCTGACGCTGCTGCTCTGCGCCAACGCCGACGGCTCGGAGAAGGCGGCGCTGCGGGTGGTGGGgcagagcccccggccccgctgcctgcGCGGCGTTAACCTGCAGCACATGCCCTGGAGCTACCGCGCCAGCAGCCTGGCCCGCCTGACCGCCCCCCTCTTCGCCGAGTGGCTGCAGGACTTCAACGAGGAGATGCGGCGCAAGGGGAAGAGCGTCCTGCTGCTCCTCGACAAGCGCGAGGCGCACCCCTACCTCGAGCTCTCCAACGTCAGGATGGTCTTCGTGCCGCCCGCCGCCGTGCTGGCACAGCCCCTGGACCGCGGCATCGCCAGGGACCTGAAGGGCCACTACCGGCGCCGGCTGCTGACGCGGCGCCCGGCGGCGCGCGGTTCGGAGCGGCCGACCCTCTTGGATGCCCTGCACATGCTGGTGCAAGCCTGGGGCGACGTGCGCCCGGGGCTCATCGCCAGCTGCTTCCGTGCCGCCGGCTTCAGCCCCGACGCCAGCCCCGACACGCTGCTGGCACCCGTCCGGTTCGGCCAGGAGCAGATCGAGCGCTTCGTGCTGATGGACGAGGGGCTGGAGCGCCTCGGGGAGCCCGCAGATGCCGAAATGGCCGAGGTGGCGGACTGGGACGGGGGGACGGTGGAGGGCGAGGATGCGGGGGAGCTGGTGGCGGTGCAGCCCTGCCCCTCGGAGCCCGAGGTGTGGGACAGCCTGGCCACGCTGCGGCGGTACCTGGAGTGCCGGGCCACCTCCCCGGACCTCTTCCAGGCCTTCTATGCGCTGGAGGACGCTGTGCACACGTTGTCAACCAGCGCTGGGCGAGCCCTGCACGGGGACGCCTGTGCCAAGCAGTGA